Proteins encoded by one window of Actinocorallia herbida:
- a CDS encoding aldehyde dehydrogenase family protein, whose translation MPAPAPASLVGGPPKKLLIGGRWEEAASGRTFPSLNPSNGEVIAALAEAGARDADRAVAAARAALDGPWGRARPRDRQALLLRIADLVDAHYDELRLLEALDMGSPIGRPRSGRSPAWEAEVLRYFAGWATKIHGETIPNSLPGEVFSYTLREPVGVVAAIVPWNRPVSNAIWKLAPVLATGCTMVLKPAEEACLAAVRLGELLTEAGVPDGVVNVLTGFGETVGAALVAHPGVDKVAFTGSTAVGQEIVRASAGNLKRLSLELGGKSPDIVFADADLAKAIPGAAWGVFSNSGQICCAGTRVYVERPVYDEFVEGMSAFAANLKVGDSLDPATKIGPLVSAEQLKRVTGYLDLGREEGARTTAGGTRLEEGALADGYFVAPTVFADVRDDMRIAREEIFGPVASVLPFDTLEEAAARANDSSYGLSGGVWTRDVGKAHRMARELRTGTVWVNTMLLFDPAVPFGGQKMSGYGREMGAHALEEYLDTKSVWIDTA comes from the coding sequence ATGCCGGCACCCGCACCCGCCTCGCTCGTCGGCGGTCCGCCCAAGAAGCTGCTCATCGGCGGCCGCTGGGAGGAGGCCGCCTCCGGCCGGACCTTCCCCAGCCTCAACCCGTCGAACGGGGAGGTCATCGCCGCGCTCGCCGAGGCCGGCGCGCGTGACGCCGACCGGGCCGTCGCCGCCGCGCGCGCCGCGCTCGACGGGCCGTGGGGCCGGGCCAGACCGCGCGACAGGCAGGCGCTGCTGCTGCGGATCGCCGACCTCGTCGACGCCCACTACGACGAACTGCGGCTGCTCGAGGCCCTCGACATGGGCTCCCCCATCGGCAGGCCGCGCTCCGGCCGCAGCCCCGCGTGGGAGGCCGAGGTCCTCCGGTACTTCGCGGGCTGGGCCACCAAGATCCACGGCGAGACGATCCCGAACTCGCTGCCCGGCGAGGTGTTCAGCTACACGCTGCGCGAGCCCGTCGGGGTGGTCGCCGCGATCGTGCCGTGGAACCGGCCGGTGAGCAACGCCATCTGGAAACTCGCGCCGGTTCTGGCCACCGGCTGCACGATGGTGCTCAAGCCCGCGGAGGAGGCGTGCCTGGCCGCCGTCCGGCTCGGCGAGCTGCTGACCGAGGCGGGCGTGCCCGACGGGGTCGTCAACGTCCTCACCGGGTTCGGCGAGACGGTCGGGGCGGCGCTCGTCGCGCACCCCGGCGTCGACAAGGTCGCGTTCACGGGGTCCACGGCGGTCGGGCAGGAGATCGTCCGGGCCTCGGCCGGCAACCTCAAGCGGCTGTCCCTGGAGCTCGGAGGCAAGTCCCCCGACATCGTCTTCGCCGACGCCGACCTCGCGAAGGCGATCCCCGGCGCGGCGTGGGGGGTGTTCTCCAACTCCGGCCAGATCTGCTGCGCGGGCACCCGTGTGTACGTCGAGCGGCCCGTGTACGACGAGTTCGTGGAGGGCATGTCGGCGTTCGCCGCGAACCTCAAGGTCGGCGACAGTCTCGACCCCGCGACGAAGATCGGTCCCCTGGTCTCGGCCGAGCAGCTCAAGCGCGTCACCGGCTACCTCGACCTCGGCCGCGAGGAGGGTGCCCGGACGACGGCCGGGGGGACCCGCCTGGAGGAGGGCGCCCTCGCCGACGGCTACTTCGTCGCCCCGACCGTCTTCGCCGACGTCCGCGACGACATGCGGATCGCCCGCGAGGAGATCTTCGGCCCCGTCGCGTCCGTCCTGCCCTTCGACACCCTGGAGGAGGCCGCCGCCCGAGCCAACGACTCGTCCTACGGCCTGTCCGGCGGCGTCTGGACCCGTGACGTCGGCAAGGCCCACCGCATGGCCCGCGAGCTGCGCACCGGCACCGTCTGGGTCAACACCATGCTGCTGTTCGACCCCGCGGTCCCCTTCGGCGGCCAGAAGATGAGCGGCTACGGCCGCGAGATGGGCGCCCACGCCCTGGAGGAGTACCTCGACACCAAATCCGTCTGGATCGACACCGCCTGA
- a CDS encoding cytochrome P450, which produces MEKPTPPPTPSTAMALSDEWCSRHFDHLSPELAATMPATMARMRELHPVARSEEHGGFWVVSGYEEALTVAQDWEVYSSAHGLGIPRAPLVVRNLPVQADPPEQRIFKRLINPFFTPAAVAPWEAATRALADRLIDAFIETGRCEFMNEFARPFPSLAFFQLAINAPETDLEKVAYMASKSSTPDDPEARECWQGLYAWIRDFTRARKAAPPLGDVVDAVVHAEVDGRPITEEEVIGTVQLLILGGLETTAGALGLMLDRFCADPSIPALLRERPGLIPIASLELLRLDPSFVAVGRTAMRDAELGGCPVKAGDRVLIHWASANRDPGEFSEADSFDPGRERNRHLSFGAGPHRCAGSNLARMNLKVALERVLDRMQNIRLAEGATVKYHRGLTRSPDTLPITFTPGPRLTPAV; this is translated from the coding sequence ATGGAGAAGCCCACCCCGCCTCCCACCCCCTCGACGGCCATGGCCCTGTCTGATGAGTGGTGTTCGCGGCACTTCGACCATCTCTCCCCGGAACTTGCCGCCACCATGCCCGCGACGATGGCCCGGATGCGGGAACTGCACCCGGTCGCCCGCAGCGAGGAGCACGGCGGTTTCTGGGTCGTCAGCGGGTACGAGGAGGCCCTGACCGTCGCGCAGGACTGGGAGGTGTACAGCTCGGCGCACGGGCTCGGCATCCCCCGCGCTCCGCTCGTCGTGCGGAACCTGCCCGTCCAGGCCGATCCGCCCGAGCAGCGGATCTTCAAGCGGCTCATCAACCCGTTCTTCACCCCCGCGGCCGTCGCGCCCTGGGAGGCGGCCACCCGCGCGCTGGCCGACCGGCTCATCGACGCCTTCATCGAGACGGGCCGGTGCGAGTTCATGAACGAGTTCGCCCGCCCGTTCCCGAGTCTCGCCTTCTTCCAGCTCGCGATCAACGCCCCGGAGACGGACCTGGAGAAGGTCGCCTACATGGCGTCGAAGTCCTCCACGCCCGACGACCCCGAGGCGCGCGAATGCTGGCAGGGGCTCTACGCGTGGATCCGCGACTTCACCCGGGCCAGGAAGGCGGCCCCTCCGCTCGGCGACGTGGTGGACGCGGTCGTGCACGCCGAGGTCGACGGCCGTCCGATCACCGAGGAGGAGGTCATCGGCACCGTCCAGCTCCTCATCCTGGGCGGGCTGGAGACCACCGCGGGCGCGCTCGGGCTGATGCTCGACAGGTTCTGCGCTGACCCGTCGATCCCCGCGCTGCTGCGGGAGCGCCCCGGGCTGATCCCGATCGCGTCGCTGGAACTGCTGCGGCTCGATCCGTCGTTCGTCGCCGTCGGCCGGACCGCGATGCGCGACGCCGAGCTCGGAGGCTGCCCGGTGAAGGCGGGGGACAGGGTGCTCATCCACTGGGCGTCGGCGAACCGGGACCCCGGCGAGTTCTCCGAAGCCGACTCCTTCGACCCGGGCCGCGAGCGCAACCGGCACCTCAGCTTCGGCGCGGGGCCGCACCGCTGCGCGGGGTCGAACCTCGCCCGGATGAACCTGAAGGTCGCGCTGGAGCGGGTGCTGGACCGGATGCAGAACATCCGCCTCGCGGAAGGGGCGACGGTGAAGTACCACCGCGGCCTCACCCGCTCCCCGGACACCTTGCCCATCACCTTCACCCCCGGTCCGCGTCTGACCCCGGCCGTCTGA
- a CDS encoding amidohydrolase family protein, with protein MAERILLTNARVLACTGGADERPVAADVLIEGDRIVRVAPGVLLDPGAARVVDLRGATVLPGLGDAHVHLSWPLDFVFDHQAIAKTPPGEHMLDVAAVVRTFLESGYTFVIGAGTTQPQDDLLIDDAIRRGLVPGPRIVPSGPMIAEVGGLGGDGEMMEVAADAKSLREIVARQCDQGVRALKLFISGDGVVPEFPSEDVYMNDAMLSAAVAEADRHGAFLTVHARGSASVAMAARTGVRIVHHACFLDDAAVKALEARRDDLWVCPGLHYLYAMVSGHAEPYGMTPEKIEASGYHAEFASQIEGMRRLREAGIGILSGGDFGHQWTRHGTYAAELRRYVEFAGMTPVEAIHTATRNMGGVSGLPIGQVREGFLADLLVVDGDPSADIGVLLDPARRRAVLKDGDFAYVNPGLYP; from the coding sequence ATGGCCGAGCGCATCCTCCTCACCAACGCACGGGTCCTCGCCTGCACCGGAGGGGCCGACGAACGGCCGGTGGCCGCCGACGTCCTCATCGAGGGCGACCGCATCGTCCGGGTCGCGCCGGGGGTCCTCCTCGATCCCGGCGCGGCCCGGGTCGTCGACCTGCGCGGGGCCACGGTCCTGCCCGGCCTCGGCGACGCGCACGTCCACCTGAGCTGGCCGCTGGACTTCGTCTTCGACCACCAGGCCATCGCGAAGACCCCGCCGGGCGAGCACATGCTCGACGTCGCCGCGGTCGTCCGCACGTTCCTGGAGAGCGGCTACACCTTCGTCATCGGCGCCGGCACCACCCAGCCGCAGGACGACCTGCTCATAGACGACGCGATCCGGCGCGGCCTCGTCCCGGGGCCGCGGATCGTGCCGAGCGGGCCGATGATCGCCGAGGTGGGCGGGCTCGGCGGCGACGGCGAGATGATGGAGGTCGCCGCCGACGCGAAGAGCCTGCGCGAGATCGTCGCCCGCCAGTGCGACCAGGGCGTGCGCGCGCTCAAGCTGTTCATCTCCGGCGACGGGGTCGTGCCGGAGTTCCCCTCGGAAGACGTCTACATGAACGACGCGATGCTCTCCGCGGCCGTCGCCGAGGCGGACAGGCACGGGGCGTTCCTCACCGTGCACGCGCGCGGCTCGGCGAGCGTCGCGATGGCCGCGCGGACCGGGGTCCGGATCGTGCACCACGCCTGCTTCCTCGACGACGCGGCGGTGAAGGCGCTCGAAGCCCGGCGCGACGACCTGTGGGTCTGTCCCGGTCTGCACTACCTGTACGCGATGGTCAGCGGCCACGCCGAGCCCTACGGGATGACGCCGGAGAAGATCGAGGCGTCCGGGTACCACGCGGAATTCGCGTCCCAGATCGAGGGGATGCGCCGGCTGCGCGAGGCGGGCATCGGCATCCTGTCCGGCGGGGACTTCGGCCACCAGTGGACGCGGCACGGCACCTATGCGGCCGAACTGCGGCGCTATGTGGAGTTCGCCGGGATGACCCCGGTCGAGGCGATCCACACCGCGACCCGGAACATGGGCGGGGTCTCCGGCCTGCCCATCGGGCAGGTCCGCGAAGGGTTCCTCGCCGACCTCCTGGTGGTGGACGGCGACCCATCCGCCGACATAGGAGTCCTCCTGGATCCGGCCCGGCGCAGGGCGGTCCTCAAAGACGGGGACTTCGCTTACGTCAACCCGGGGCTGTATCCGTGA